The Oscillospiraceae bacterium region TCGAGCGTCCTGACGGTGATTTTGTAACAGGCAAGGCATATCTGGGCATCGAATTTTATGAAGTGACCGAGGCACAGGCAAAATATTACGATATCCCGGAGGGCGTACTGGTATATCAGCTTACCCCCGGCGGTGCGGCGCTTAAGGCAGGTATACGTCGTGGTGATATAATAATCGGTTTCAACGGAAAAGAAATCAAGAATGCCGAGAATCTGACCGAGGAGATAAACAAAGTAAAGCCGGGAGATAAAGTAACCGTGCGCGTTGACCGCGGCGGCGAAAATATCGACGTTGAAGTAATAATGGGCTATCAGTCGTAACGGATATTTCATTCACAATAAAAATAAGAAGAAAACGGCGGACATTGTCCGCCGTTTTTGATGTTAATTGCGCATTGCAAATTTTAATACTTCACCGTTCTTTTTGATACCATGTACCGACCTATTTTGGCAAGATATTCGTATCCGAATTTTTTTACTTCTTCGGGACCGGGAGCTGAAATTTCGAAATTGAGATTTCCGCGGTAGTTTACCTCGTCCAGCGCCTTAATGATTTCGTCCCAGTCGATTCTCATTGGCTTCCAGGCGTTACTGTAAGGGGTCTGGTAAACGGAGTAGGGGTAAGCGTGCAGGTCGCTTATACCGTCGTTGTCGTGCAGGTGAAGGACGGCAAGTCTGTCACCGCTGATGCGTATCATCTCGGCGGCATCGTCCTGGGTCAGTGGGCCGTGTCCCACGTCAACGCAGATTTTGAATCTTTCGCCCAGACGGTCGCACATATCCACCATTTCCTGCGCGTGGGAGAAAATAGTGGAACAAATATTGGTGTATACGGGATCTACCATCCACATGTTTTCAACACAGCCGTAAACATCGTATTCCTCAAGGTAGGGGATAAGTCTTGAATAAAAGTCAGCCGACTGTTCAAAGTTTTCTTTTACGTAGTAATCGTAGTATCTTCTGCGGTCTATAATGGGGTGAATGACTACATACTTACAGCCTAACCAGTGTGCCGCTTTTATGCAGGCTGCTTCCCTTTTTACTATTTCGTCAATGTTGTGGTCATATTCTCTGGGATGTCCGCCGAACTGTGAGTGTATCTGTCCCACCTCAAAGCATACCTTGTCCGCTTCGCTTTTGAGATTGGTGAAGTATTCCTCTATCTGCTTGTCGGTAACATTGTCAATGTCGCCGAATATGCCGTTTCGGTGGAAATACTTTTCAAACGAAAAATCTACCGCATCAAATCCGCATTCCTTGAGATATGCGAACATCTGCGTGTCTTTTACGGGAACTCCAATGTCGGAAACAGAAATCTTCATATGTAATCTCCTTATATTTGTTGTTGATTTTATTATACAATAATAAAGGTATATTGTCAACGCTTTTACGGTATTTGTGAGGATAAAAAAACACCTTGTCTTTTCAGACAAGGTGAATATGGGAGCTACAGGGATCGAACCTGTGACCTCCTGCTTGTAAGGCAGATGCTCTCCCAGCTGAGCTAAGCTCCCGAACGTGTATTATTATATCACGAAAAAAAGAAAATGTCAAGTGTTTTTTGAAATATTTTTAAAATAGTATTGATTTATTTTTCAAACTTTGATATAATATAAATTCGGATAATACTATAAGGAAGCAGATATATTTTGATGAAAAGAATTTATGCGGCTTTTTTTGTTGTATTGATGTGTCTTTTGATATCCTGCACAAAAAACCAACCGCCGCCCGATATACAACCCCCTGCGCAAGATGACGAGGCTCAGCAGGTGGTTCCGGCACCCGAGCCTGAACCCGAGCCCGAGCCCGAGCCTGAGCCCGAGCCTGAGCCTGAACCGCAACCTGAGCCCGAAGCAGAAGAAAAGTTTTTCAATGAGCTTACCGGACTTGAAATAACCGAACAGCAATCGCTTAACAGGCCCATTGCCGTGATGATTAATAATAATATTCGTTCGCTTCCCCAGTCGGGTATAGCCGCGGCAGATGTTATTTTCGAATGTGAGGCAGAGGGCGGCGAGACCCGAATGCTGGCACTGTATAAATCCTATGAAGAATTGGGTGTCATAGGAAGCGTGCGCAGCGCACGTGATTATTTTATTGATTTCGCGCAGATATTTGACGCGCTTTATATCCACGCGGGCGGAAGCCCTCAGGCGTATGTTCACCTTAAAGAGCGCGGTATAAACAATCTTGACGGCGTGAATATGTACCTTCCGAATTGCTTCTGGCGTGATAGTGAGCGCAAAGCAACCTCGGCTATGGAGCATACCCTTG contains the following coding sequences:
- a CDS encoding sugar phosphate isomerase/epimerase, giving the protein MKISVSDIGVPVKDTQMFAYLKECGFDAVDFSFEKYFHRNGIFGDIDNVTDKQIEEYFTNLKSEADKVCFEVGQIHSQFGGHPREYDHNIDEIVKREAACIKAAHWLGCKYVVIHPIIDRRRYYDYYVKENFEQSADFYSRLIPYLEEYDVYGCVENMWMVDPVYTNICSTIFSHAQEMVDMCDRLGERFKICVDVGHGPLTQDDAAEMIRISGDRLAVLHLHDNDGISDLHAYPYSVYQTPYSNAWKPMRIDWDEIIKALDEVNYRGNLNFEISAPGPEEVKKFGYEYLAKIGRYMVSKRTVKY